A genome region from Coffea arabica cultivar ET-39 chromosome 7e, Coffea Arabica ET-39 HiFi, whole genome shotgun sequence includes the following:
- the LOC113701808 gene encoding uncharacterized protein isoform X1: protein MMGFGYWGGGGPSPSSSSAAASSSASSNLSPLAPPFNVERFSLRPPTSNPSVQLSDSQPYAAAHVTWQYSNPSAPTCRPHVYQKCDLNLDSTRTTSVPIGNDYHFGYSVPQSNSDPQTTHWSSVNPCAKSSSSATFSYDAKVNSYYSPYVSPVVDHDSPLLALTEPSYDTLPSSGLLSSPNVPSQVDYTQSLSGLEYPPHWHTGWSGLIDSKRGKRAELDMGFSLDITNAGDSRAYGNHMNQGYHTVEYGDILEKDSSISFGQFSDANGREYANGLIRMEPVDNTSLLAQKILSPPFDYSRTNISSTSFQISASDSPCSSLELPKNLFDFQNSQNAYEKCILPHDSSVNGSLSVTKSPALVIRPPVTRKAGKTVDTGNGSSGKTVDTSNGSLGKTVDTGNLAAIHLKGGLGSSCPAKGKEHQILFDHEVEEGSLISSQLKYQKEGNGQLFFVPSAVTEELSCNPQIWDGINSISKSKSGSQVPSINVSDGSSLSGDCFQAIKSSDNVPDSLDHHNFAVDSPCWKGAPASHFSPLDVETEKTHPFEKKVDRYCQLDLQVDESFSLPNDSIRCSSAKEGEDKVHECNSAGRGISHISENISEADCTARQVKSIDAVKARFKGPSEGVQPCEAYNKPREDCNLQTQSKNDSDLKSSGIKQVGVEDFIPSVLNFHSSVMDSVLNTSVTAEGSVAVRAAENVLRSPSSEEGAAEQATQHGCESAPKIDVQSLVKALQNLSELLVFNCITDSSALKDEDLEALKHVMSNLDVLASRKMEYFIQPQERIFRQQVTCHKIQNSVDPHVSNAAGRHQFENEVGTNSHCHLDFQNTDDEMGNHNVTQEKNEKLQPLSPVTDGLEVLKDDNMAQAIKKVLEENFHSGEEMDSQALLFKNSWLEAEAKLCSISYRARFDRMKIEIEKLKSNQKKENAAALENMSTSSSHDLRISDVPPPKVDGSLQKTTICSSSLSSTSNPNDVEASVMTRFHILKCHDDSRSPNVVREDAVMADDLCSDEMPFVKDQFLDGRLNVAVAPNSQKKYDINQGQADLNIGCSQNEAVKDDLSSNRNIDNVDAAIMTRFNILKCRDDLKGTNLVWEHAGLVDAVYSDTMRFSKDQSEDGGLNLAVEPDSLKTGDVNQGHVSFHVGGSGYELVRDFFPSIPDVAVNQSSAMHGRGNHFSLGFNDNCSSDWEHVLKDDVSWH from the exons ATGATGGGTTTTGGGTATTGGGGTGGTGGAGGACCCTctccatcatcatcatcagcaGCAGCATCTTCAtcggcctcctccaatttaTCACCTTTAGCCCCACCTTTTAATGTTGAGCGATTTAGTTTAAGACCACCCACTTCGAACCCTTCTGTGCAATTATCTGATTCGCAGCCTTATGCTGCTGCTCATGTAACCTGGCAATATTCAAACCCTTCAGCTCCTACTTGTAGGCCCCATGTGTATCAGAAATGTGATTTGAACCTTGACTCTACTAGGACCACTTCTGTACCTATAGGAAATGACTACCATTTTGGGTATTCAGTTCCCCAGTCTAATAGTGATCCTCAAACCACTCATTGGTCCAGTGTGAATCCTTGTGCTAAATCTTCCTCCTCTGCTACTTTCTCTTACGATGCTAAGGTGAATTCGTATTACTCCCCTTATGTTTCCCCAGTGGTCGACCATGATTCTCCCCTGCTTGCCCTTACTGAACCCAGTTATGACACTTTGCCCTCTTCTGGCTTGTTATCTTCGCCAAATGTGCCTTCTCAAGTTGATTATACTCAGAGCTTATCTGGTTTGGAGTACCCGCCACACTGGCATACTGGCTGGAGTGGATTAATTGATTCAAAGCGGGGTAAACGAGCAGAACTTGATATGGGTTTCTCCTTGGATATCACAAATGCTGGTGATTCACGTGCTTATGGCAACCATATGAATCAAG GTTATCATACTGTTGAATACGGGGACATACTTGAAAAGGATTCTAGCATTTCTTTTGGGCAATTTTCTGATGCCAATGGAAGAGAATACGCTAATGGTTTGATAAGGATGGAACCTGTGGATAATACATCACTTTTGGCTCAAAAAATTCTCTCCCCTCCTTTTGATTACTCAAGGACAAATATTTCAAGTACCAGTTTTCAAATTTCAGCATCTGACTCTCCATGTTCATCTTTGGAGTTGCCTAAGAATTTATTTGACTTTCAGAATTCTCAGAATGCCTATGAGAAATGCATCCTGCCACATGATTCTAGCGTTAATGGTTCTTTATCTGTAACAAAATCTCCGGCTTTGGTGATTAGACCACCAGTAACCCGAAAAGCAGGCAAAACTGTTGATACTGGTAATGGTTCTTCAGGCAAAACTGTTGATACTAGTAATGGTTCTTTAGGCAAGACTGTTGATACTGGTAATCTTGCAGCCATTCATCTGAAAGGAGGACTGGGTAGCAGTTGTCCTGCTAAAGGAAAAGAACATCAGATTTTGTTTGATCATGAAGTTGAAGAAGGTTCCTTAATCTCAAGTCAGCTCAAGTATCAGAAAGAAGGTAATGGCCAGCTATTTTTTGTACCATCTGCTGTGACGGAGGAACTATCATGCAATCCCCAGATTTGGGATGGCATAAATAGTATTTCGAAATCAAAATCTGGATCACAAGTCCCAAGTATTAATGTCTCAGATGGCTCTTCACTGTCAGGAGACTGCTTTCAAGCTATCAAGTCTTCTGACAATGTACCAGATTCTTTAGATCATCATAATTTTGCTGTGGATTCTCCCTGCTGGAAAGGAGCCCCAGCTTCTCACTTCTCTCCATTGGATGTGGAAACCGAAAAAACACATCCATTTGAAAAGAAAGTGGATAGATATTGTCAGTTggatcttcaagttgatgaGAGTTTTTCTCTGCCAAATGATTCTATAAGATGCTCCTCTGCAAAAGAAGGTGAAGACAAAGTGCACGAATGTAACAGTGCAGGGAGAGGCATATCACATATTTCAGAGAATATTTCAGAAGCTGATTGCACTGCCAGACAAGTAAAGTCAATTGATGCTGTAAAAGCCAGATTTAAAGGCCCAAGTGAAGGAGTTCAACCTTGTGAGGCTTACAATAAGCCTAGAGAAGATTGCAACCTGCAGACACAATCAAAGAATGATTCTGATTTGAAATCTTCAGGCATCAAACAAGTTGGAGTCGAAGATTTTATCCCTTCAGTTCTGAATTTTCACTCTTCAGTTATGGACTCTGTGTTGAACACCAGTGTCACTGCAGAAGGTTCTGTTGCTGTTCGTGCAGCTGAAAATGTTCTTCGTTCTCCTTCCTCTGAAGAAGGTGCTGCTGAGCAAGCAACACAGCATGGATGTGAATCGGCTCCCAAAATAGATGTTCAATCATTAGTTAAAGCATTGCAGAACCTTTCGGAGTTGCTTGTCTTCAACTGTATAACTGATTCATCTGCACTAAAAGATGAAGACTTAGAGGCCCTTAAGCATGTAATGAGCAATCTGGATGTGCTTGCTTCAAGGAAAATGGAGTATTTCATTCAACCACAAGAGCGAATATTTCGGCAGCAAGTTACTTGTCATAAAATTCAAAACTCCGTTGATCCTCATGTG AGCAATGCTGCAGGCAGACATCAGTTTGAAAATGAAGTGGGTACAAATTCTCATTGCCATCTTGATTTTCAAAATACCGATGATGAGATGGGGAATCACAATGTTACCcaggaaaaaaatgagaagcTTCAGCCCCTTTCTCCTGTAACAGATGGTTTAGAAGTATTGAAAGATGATAATATGGCCCAG GCAATAAAGAAGGTCCTCGAGGAAAATTTTCATTCTGGGGAAGAAATGGATTCACAAGCTCTCCTTTTTAAGAACTCGTGGCTTGAGGCTGAAGCTAAATTGTGTTCCATTAGTTACAGAGCTCGCTTTGATAGGATGAAGATTGAGATAGAGAAATTGAAATCCAACCAGAAAAAAG AAAATGCAGCTGCTTTGGAGAATATGTCAACTTCTAGTTCACATGACTTGAGAATATCTGATGTGCCACCACCTAAGGTTGATGGCTCGCTGCAAAAGACTACAATCTGCAGCTCAAGTTTGAGCTCAACCAGTAATCCTAATGATGTTGAGGCCTCTGTTATGACCAGATTCCATATCTTAAAATGCCATGATGACTCAAGAAGTCCGAATGTGGTAAGAGAAGATGCAGTTATGGCTGATGATCTCTGTTCGGATGAGATGCCATTTGTTAAAGACCAATTCCTGGATGGAAGACTCAATGTAGCTGTGGCACCtaattctcaaaaaaaatatgatattaATCAAGGGCAGGCTGACTTGAATATAGGTTGTTCCCAAAATGAAGCAGTCAAAGATGATTTGAGCTCAAATAGGAATATCGATAATGTTGATGCAGCCATTATGACCAGATTCAATATCTTAAAATGCCGCGATGACCTGAAAGGGACAAATTTGGTATGGGAACATGCAGGTTTAGTTGATGCTGTCTATTCTGATACCATGCGGTTTAGTAAAGATCAATCGGAGGATGGTGGATTAAATTTAGCTGTGGAACCTGATTCTCTCAAAACAGGTGATGTTAACCAAGGCCATGTTAGCTTTCATGTTGGTGGTTCTGGATATGAATTGGTAAGAGACTTTTTCCCCTCTATCCCAGATGTTGCAGTAAACCAATCTAGTGCAATGCATGGACGGGGAAACCATTTTTCTCTGGGGTTTAATGATAATTGCTCATCAGATTGGGAACATGTGCTAAAGGACGACGTGTCATGGCATTAA
- the LOC113701808 gene encoding uncharacterized protein isoform X5: protein MMGFGYWGGGGPSPSSSSAAASSSASSNLSPLAPPFNVERFSLRPPTSNPSVQLSDSQPYAAAHVTWQYSNPSAPTCRPHVYQKCDLNLDSTRTTSVPIGNDYHFGYSVPQSNSDPQTTHWSSVNPCAKSSSSATFSYDAKVNSYYSPYVSPVVDHDSPLLALTEPSYDTLPSSGLLSSPNVPSQVDYTQSLSGLEYPPHWHTGWSGLIDSKRGKRAELDMGFSLDITNAGDSRAYGNHMNQGYHTVEYGDILEKDSSISFGQFSDANGREYANGLIRMEPVDNTSLLAQKILSPPFDYSRTNISSTSFQISASDSPCSSLELPKNLFDFQNSQNAYEKCILPHDSSVNGSLSVTKSPALVIRPPVTRKAGKTVDTGNGSSGKTVDTSNGSLGKTVDTGNLAAIHLKGGLGSSCPAKGKEHQILFDHEVEEGSLISSQLKYQKEGNGQLFFVPSAVTEELSCNPQIWDGINSISKSKSGSQVPSINVSDGSSLSGDCFQAIKSSDNVPDSLDHHNFAVDSPCWKGAPASHFSPLDVETEKTHPFEKKVDRYCQLDLQVDESFSLPNDSIRCSSAKEGEDKVHECNSAGRGISHISENISEADCTARQVKSIDAVKARFKGPSEGVQPCEAYNKPREDCNLQTQSKNDSDLKSSGIKQVGVEDFIPSVLNFHSSVMDSVLNTSVTAEGSVAVRAAENVLRSPSSEEGAAEQATQHGCESAPKIDVQSLVKALQNLSELLVFNCITDSSALKDEDLEALKHVMSNLDVLASRKMEYFIQPQERIFRQQVTCHKIQNSVDPHVSNAAGRHQFENEVGTNSHCHLDFQNTDDEMGNHNVTQEKNEKLQPLSPVTDGLEVLKDDNMAQAIKKVLEENFHSGEEMDSQALLFKNSWLEAEAKLCSISYRARFDRMKIEIEKLKSNQKKENAAALENMSTSSSHDLRISDVPPPKVDGSLQKTTICSSSLSSTSNPNDVEASVMTRFHILKCHDDSRSPNVVREDAVMADDLCSDEMPFVKDQFLDGRLNVAVAPNSQKKYDINQGQADLNIGCSQNEAVKDDLSSNRNIDNVDAAIMTRFNILKCRDDLKGTNLVWEHAGLVDAVYSDTMRFSKDQSEDGGLNLAVEPDSLKTDWEHVLKDDVSWH, encoded by the exons ATGATGGGTTTTGGGTATTGGGGTGGTGGAGGACCCTctccatcatcatcatcagcaGCAGCATCTTCAtcggcctcctccaatttaTCACCTTTAGCCCCACCTTTTAATGTTGAGCGATTTAGTTTAAGACCACCCACTTCGAACCCTTCTGTGCAATTATCTGATTCGCAGCCTTATGCTGCTGCTCATGTAACCTGGCAATATTCAAACCCTTCAGCTCCTACTTGTAGGCCCCATGTGTATCAGAAATGTGATTTGAACCTTGACTCTACTAGGACCACTTCTGTACCTATAGGAAATGACTACCATTTTGGGTATTCAGTTCCCCAGTCTAATAGTGATCCTCAAACCACTCATTGGTCCAGTGTGAATCCTTGTGCTAAATCTTCCTCCTCTGCTACTTTCTCTTACGATGCTAAGGTGAATTCGTATTACTCCCCTTATGTTTCCCCAGTGGTCGACCATGATTCTCCCCTGCTTGCCCTTACTGAACCCAGTTATGACACTTTGCCCTCTTCTGGCTTGTTATCTTCGCCAAATGTGCCTTCTCAAGTTGATTATACTCAGAGCTTATCTGGTTTGGAGTACCCGCCACACTGGCATACTGGCTGGAGTGGATTAATTGATTCAAAGCGGGGTAAACGAGCAGAACTTGATATGGGTTTCTCCTTGGATATCACAAATGCTGGTGATTCACGTGCTTATGGCAACCATATGAATCAAG GTTATCATACTGTTGAATACGGGGACATACTTGAAAAGGATTCTAGCATTTCTTTTGGGCAATTTTCTGATGCCAATGGAAGAGAATACGCTAATGGTTTGATAAGGATGGAACCTGTGGATAATACATCACTTTTGGCTCAAAAAATTCTCTCCCCTCCTTTTGATTACTCAAGGACAAATATTTCAAGTACCAGTTTTCAAATTTCAGCATCTGACTCTCCATGTTCATCTTTGGAGTTGCCTAAGAATTTATTTGACTTTCAGAATTCTCAGAATGCCTATGAGAAATGCATCCTGCCACATGATTCTAGCGTTAATGGTTCTTTATCTGTAACAAAATCTCCGGCTTTGGTGATTAGACCACCAGTAACCCGAAAAGCAGGCAAAACTGTTGATACTGGTAATGGTTCTTCAGGCAAAACTGTTGATACTAGTAATGGTTCTTTAGGCAAGACTGTTGATACTGGTAATCTTGCAGCCATTCATCTGAAAGGAGGACTGGGTAGCAGTTGTCCTGCTAAAGGAAAAGAACATCAGATTTTGTTTGATCATGAAGTTGAAGAAGGTTCCTTAATCTCAAGTCAGCTCAAGTATCAGAAAGAAGGTAATGGCCAGCTATTTTTTGTACCATCTGCTGTGACGGAGGAACTATCATGCAATCCCCAGATTTGGGATGGCATAAATAGTATTTCGAAATCAAAATCTGGATCACAAGTCCCAAGTATTAATGTCTCAGATGGCTCTTCACTGTCAGGAGACTGCTTTCAAGCTATCAAGTCTTCTGACAATGTACCAGATTCTTTAGATCATCATAATTTTGCTGTGGATTCTCCCTGCTGGAAAGGAGCCCCAGCTTCTCACTTCTCTCCATTGGATGTGGAAACCGAAAAAACACATCCATTTGAAAAGAAAGTGGATAGATATTGTCAGTTggatcttcaagttgatgaGAGTTTTTCTCTGCCAAATGATTCTATAAGATGCTCCTCTGCAAAAGAAGGTGAAGACAAAGTGCACGAATGTAACAGTGCAGGGAGAGGCATATCACATATTTCAGAGAATATTTCAGAAGCTGATTGCACTGCCAGACAAGTAAAGTCAATTGATGCTGTAAAAGCCAGATTTAAAGGCCCAAGTGAAGGAGTTCAACCTTGTGAGGCTTACAATAAGCCTAGAGAAGATTGCAACCTGCAGACACAATCAAAGAATGATTCTGATTTGAAATCTTCAGGCATCAAACAAGTTGGAGTCGAAGATTTTATCCCTTCAGTTCTGAATTTTCACTCTTCAGTTATGGACTCTGTGTTGAACACCAGTGTCACTGCAGAAGGTTCTGTTGCTGTTCGTGCAGCTGAAAATGTTCTTCGTTCTCCTTCCTCTGAAGAAGGTGCTGCTGAGCAAGCAACACAGCATGGATGTGAATCGGCTCCCAAAATAGATGTTCAATCATTAGTTAAAGCATTGCAGAACCTTTCGGAGTTGCTTGTCTTCAACTGTATAACTGATTCATCTGCACTAAAAGATGAAGACTTAGAGGCCCTTAAGCATGTAATGAGCAATCTGGATGTGCTTGCTTCAAGGAAAATGGAGTATTTCATTCAACCACAAGAGCGAATATTTCGGCAGCAAGTTACTTGTCATAAAATTCAAAACTCCGTTGATCCTCATGTG AGCAATGCTGCAGGCAGACATCAGTTTGAAAATGAAGTGGGTACAAATTCTCATTGCCATCTTGATTTTCAAAATACCGATGATGAGATGGGGAATCACAATGTTACCcaggaaaaaaatgagaagcTTCAGCCCCTTTCTCCTGTAACAGATGGTTTAGAAGTATTGAAAGATGATAATATGGCCCAG GCAATAAAGAAGGTCCTCGAGGAAAATTTTCATTCTGGGGAAGAAATGGATTCACAAGCTCTCCTTTTTAAGAACTCGTGGCTTGAGGCTGAAGCTAAATTGTGTTCCATTAGTTACAGAGCTCGCTTTGATAGGATGAAGATTGAGATAGAGAAATTGAAATCCAACCAGAAAAAAG AAAATGCAGCTGCTTTGGAGAATATGTCAACTTCTAGTTCACATGACTTGAGAATATCTGATGTGCCACCACCTAAGGTTGATGGCTCGCTGCAAAAGACTACAATCTGCAGCTCAAGTTTGAGCTCAACCAGTAATCCTAATGATGTTGAGGCCTCTGTTATGACCAGATTCCATATCTTAAAATGCCATGATGACTCAAGAAGTCCGAATGTGGTAAGAGAAGATGCAGTTATGGCTGATGATCTCTGTTCGGATGAGATGCCATTTGTTAAAGACCAATTCCTGGATGGAAGACTCAATGTAGCTGTGGCACCtaattctcaaaaaaaatatgatattaATCAAGGGCAGGCTGACTTGAATATAGGTTGTTCCCAAAATGAAGCAGTCAAAGATGATTTGAGCTCAAATAGGAATATCGATAATGTTGATGCAGCCATTATGACCAGATTCAATATCTTAAAATGCCGCGATGACCTGAAAGGGACAAATTTGGTATGGGAACATGCAGGTTTAGTTGATGCTGTCTATTCTGATACCATGCGGTTTAGTAAAGATCAATCGGAGGATGGTGGATTAAATTTAGCTGTGGAACCTGATTCTCTCAAAACAG ATTGGGAACATGTGCTAAAGGACGACGTGTCATGGCATTAA
- the LOC113701808 gene encoding uncharacterized protein isoform X2, whose amino-acid sequence MMGFGYWGGGGPSPSSSSAAASSSASSNLSPLAPPFNVERFSLRPPTSNPSVQLSDSQPYAAAHVTWQYSNPSAPTCRPHVYQKCDLNLDSTRTTSVPIGNDYHFGYSVPQSNSDPQTTHWSSVNPCAKSSSSATFSYDAKVNSYYSPYVSPVVDHDSPLLALTEPSYDTLPSSGLLSSPNVPSQVDYTQSLSGLEYPPHWHTGWSGLIDSKRGKRAELDMGFSLDITNAGDSRAYGNHMNQGYHTVEYGDILEKDSSISFGQFSDANGREYANGLIRMEPVDNTSLLAQKILSPPFDYSRTNISSTSFQISASDSPCSSLELPKNLFDFQNSQNAYEKCILPHDSSVNGSLSVTKSPALVIRPPVTRKAGKTVDTAIHLKGGLGSSCPAKGKEHQILFDHEVEEGSLISSQLKYQKEGNGQLFFVPSAVTEELSCNPQIWDGINSISKSKSGSQVPSINVSDGSSLSGDCFQAIKSSDNVPDSLDHHNFAVDSPCWKGAPASHFSPLDVETEKTHPFEKKVDRYCQLDLQVDESFSLPNDSIRCSSAKEGEDKVHECNSAGRGISHISENISEADCTARQVKSIDAVKARFKGPSEGVQPCEAYNKPREDCNLQTQSKNDSDLKSSGIKQVGVEDFIPSVLNFHSSVMDSVLNTSVTAEGSVAVRAAENVLRSPSSEEGAAEQATQHGCESAPKIDVQSLVKALQNLSELLVFNCITDSSALKDEDLEALKHVMSNLDVLASRKMEYFIQPQERIFRQQVTCHKIQNSVDPHVSNAAGRHQFENEVGTNSHCHLDFQNTDDEMGNHNVTQEKNEKLQPLSPVTDGLEVLKDDNMAQAIKKVLEENFHSGEEMDSQALLFKNSWLEAEAKLCSISYRARFDRMKIEIEKLKSNQKKENAAALENMSTSSSHDLRISDVPPPKVDGSLQKTTICSSSLSSTSNPNDVEASVMTRFHILKCHDDSRSPNVVREDAVMADDLCSDEMPFVKDQFLDGRLNVAVAPNSQKKYDINQGQADLNIGCSQNEAVKDDLSSNRNIDNVDAAIMTRFNILKCRDDLKGTNLVWEHAGLVDAVYSDTMRFSKDQSEDGGLNLAVEPDSLKTGDVNQGHVSFHVGGSGYELVRDFFPSIPDVAVNQSSAMHGRGNHFSLGFNDNCSSDWEHVLKDDVSWH is encoded by the exons ATGATGGGTTTTGGGTATTGGGGTGGTGGAGGACCCTctccatcatcatcatcagcaGCAGCATCTTCAtcggcctcctccaatttaTCACCTTTAGCCCCACCTTTTAATGTTGAGCGATTTAGTTTAAGACCACCCACTTCGAACCCTTCTGTGCAATTATCTGATTCGCAGCCTTATGCTGCTGCTCATGTAACCTGGCAATATTCAAACCCTTCAGCTCCTACTTGTAGGCCCCATGTGTATCAGAAATGTGATTTGAACCTTGACTCTACTAGGACCACTTCTGTACCTATAGGAAATGACTACCATTTTGGGTATTCAGTTCCCCAGTCTAATAGTGATCCTCAAACCACTCATTGGTCCAGTGTGAATCCTTGTGCTAAATCTTCCTCCTCTGCTACTTTCTCTTACGATGCTAAGGTGAATTCGTATTACTCCCCTTATGTTTCCCCAGTGGTCGACCATGATTCTCCCCTGCTTGCCCTTACTGAACCCAGTTATGACACTTTGCCCTCTTCTGGCTTGTTATCTTCGCCAAATGTGCCTTCTCAAGTTGATTATACTCAGAGCTTATCTGGTTTGGAGTACCCGCCACACTGGCATACTGGCTGGAGTGGATTAATTGATTCAAAGCGGGGTAAACGAGCAGAACTTGATATGGGTTTCTCCTTGGATATCACAAATGCTGGTGATTCACGTGCTTATGGCAACCATATGAATCAAG GTTATCATACTGTTGAATACGGGGACATACTTGAAAAGGATTCTAGCATTTCTTTTGGGCAATTTTCTGATGCCAATGGAAGAGAATACGCTAATGGTTTGATAAGGATGGAACCTGTGGATAATACATCACTTTTGGCTCAAAAAATTCTCTCCCCTCCTTTTGATTACTCAAGGACAAATATTTCAAGTACCAGTTTTCAAATTTCAGCATCTGACTCTCCATGTTCATCTTTGGAGTTGCCTAAGAATTTATTTGACTTTCAGAATTCTCAGAATGCCTATGAGAAATGCATCCTGCCACATGATTCTAGCGTTAATGGTTCTTTATCTGTAACAAAATCTCCGGCTTTGGTGATTAGACCACCAGTAACCCGAAAAGCAGGCAAAACTGTTGATACTG CCATTCATCTGAAAGGAGGACTGGGTAGCAGTTGTCCTGCTAAAGGAAAAGAACATCAGATTTTGTTTGATCATGAAGTTGAAGAAGGTTCCTTAATCTCAAGTCAGCTCAAGTATCAGAAAGAAGGTAATGGCCAGCTATTTTTTGTACCATCTGCTGTGACGGAGGAACTATCATGCAATCCCCAGATTTGGGATGGCATAAATAGTATTTCGAAATCAAAATCTGGATCACAAGTCCCAAGTATTAATGTCTCAGATGGCTCTTCACTGTCAGGAGACTGCTTTCAAGCTATCAAGTCTTCTGACAATGTACCAGATTCTTTAGATCATCATAATTTTGCTGTGGATTCTCCCTGCTGGAAAGGAGCCCCAGCTTCTCACTTCTCTCCATTGGATGTGGAAACCGAAAAAACACATCCATTTGAAAAGAAAGTGGATAGATATTGTCAGTTggatcttcaagttgatgaGAGTTTTTCTCTGCCAAATGATTCTATAAGATGCTCCTCTGCAAAAGAAGGTGAAGACAAAGTGCACGAATGTAACAGTGCAGGGAGAGGCATATCACATATTTCAGAGAATATTTCAGAAGCTGATTGCACTGCCAGACAAGTAAAGTCAATTGATGCTGTAAAAGCCAGATTTAAAGGCCCAAGTGAAGGAGTTCAACCTTGTGAGGCTTACAATAAGCCTAGAGAAGATTGCAACCTGCAGACACAATCAAAGAATGATTCTGATTTGAAATCTTCAGGCATCAAACAAGTTGGAGTCGAAGATTTTATCCCTTCAGTTCTGAATTTTCACTCTTCAGTTATGGACTCTGTGTTGAACACCAGTGTCACTGCAGAAGGTTCTGTTGCTGTTCGTGCAGCTGAAAATGTTCTTCGTTCTCCTTCCTCTGAAGAAGGTGCTGCTGAGCAAGCAACACAGCATGGATGTGAATCGGCTCCCAAAATAGATGTTCAATCATTAGTTAAAGCATTGCAGAACCTTTCGGAGTTGCTTGTCTTCAACTGTATAACTGATTCATCTGCACTAAAAGATGAAGACTTAGAGGCCCTTAAGCATGTAATGAGCAATCTGGATGTGCTTGCTTCAAGGAAAATGGAGTATTTCATTCAACCACAAGAGCGAATATTTCGGCAGCAAGTTACTTGTCATAAAATTCAAAACTCCGTTGATCCTCATGTG AGCAATGCTGCAGGCAGACATCAGTTTGAAAATGAAGTGGGTACAAATTCTCATTGCCATCTTGATTTTCAAAATACCGATGATGAGATGGGGAATCACAATGTTACCcaggaaaaaaatgagaagcTTCAGCCCCTTTCTCCTGTAACAGATGGTTTAGAAGTATTGAAAGATGATAATATGGCCCAG GCAATAAAGAAGGTCCTCGAGGAAAATTTTCATTCTGGGGAAGAAATGGATTCACAAGCTCTCCTTTTTAAGAACTCGTGGCTTGAGGCTGAAGCTAAATTGTGTTCCATTAGTTACAGAGCTCGCTTTGATAGGATGAAGATTGAGATAGAGAAATTGAAATCCAACCAGAAAAAAG AAAATGCAGCTGCTTTGGAGAATATGTCAACTTCTAGTTCACATGACTTGAGAATATCTGATGTGCCACCACCTAAGGTTGATGGCTCGCTGCAAAAGACTACAATCTGCAGCTCAAGTTTGAGCTCAACCAGTAATCCTAATGATGTTGAGGCCTCTGTTATGACCAGATTCCATATCTTAAAATGCCATGATGACTCAAGAAGTCCGAATGTGGTAAGAGAAGATGCAGTTATGGCTGATGATCTCTGTTCGGATGAGATGCCATTTGTTAAAGACCAATTCCTGGATGGAAGACTCAATGTAGCTGTGGCACCtaattctcaaaaaaaatatgatattaATCAAGGGCAGGCTGACTTGAATATAGGTTGTTCCCAAAATGAAGCAGTCAAAGATGATTTGAGCTCAAATAGGAATATCGATAATGTTGATGCAGCCATTATGACCAGATTCAATATCTTAAAATGCCGCGATGACCTGAAAGGGACAAATTTGGTATGGGAACATGCAGGTTTAGTTGATGCTGTCTATTCTGATACCATGCGGTTTAGTAAAGATCAATCGGAGGATGGTGGATTAAATTTAGCTGTGGAACCTGATTCTCTCAAAACAGGTGATGTTAACCAAGGCCATGTTAGCTTTCATGTTGGTGGTTCTGGATATGAATTGGTAAGAGACTTTTTCCCCTCTATCCCAGATGTTGCAGTAAACCAATCTAGTGCAATGCATGGACGGGGAAACCATTTTTCTCTGGGGTTTAATGATAATTGCTCATCAGATTGGGAACATGTGCTAAAGGACGACGTGTCATGGCATTAA